The Neurospora crassa OR74A linkage group IV, whole genome shotgun sequence genome has a segment encoding these proteins:
- a CDS encoding integral membrane protein, whose protein sequence is MTVPVKGRGPQVAGAAGLFVALSTVAVLLRCYCRVIIVKQFGLDDWLTFISWFFFVFYCTFSIAGTHHGTGQHAVDLPPNELPIGLKWWWACEPVYVLAGLALKASIGVQLLRIAVSKTHKLIIWITVGTLEIVGVAYFLVFVMQCMPSEYFWTRFTGGTGSCMNPQIVVDATYAYSAITCATDWILGLLPISLVWHLQMNSRTKLMVAGILSIGAVASTATIVRIPYVKDLGNQADFLWATSDVAIWSTAETGIGLVASSLATLRPLLRLFLTKSQLGESTSGGLGTQQFGATTNANGYIRSRTPKNGAEEFGLRNDIGKGRGVTTVVEAGGSDGTKRSMSGSRESVGPLTAANNWNTSETKLTDMSSDDGHGSGGHGGSSGWPTGTKTTTVTHVVES, encoded by the exons atgaCAGTTCCCGTCAAGGGCCGAGGGCCACAAGTCGCCGGAGCTGCGGGGCTTTTCGTCGCACTCAGCACCGTCGCCGTCCTATTACGATGCTATTGTCGAGTCATTATCGTGAAACAATTCGGTCTCGATGACTGGCTGACCTTTATCTCATGG TTCTTTTTCGTTTTCTATTGCACATTCTCCATTGCGGGCACACATCACGGCACAGGCCAACATGCCGTTGACCTTCCACCAAATGAGCTACCAATTGGGTTAAAG tggtggtgggcatgCGAACCCGTCTATGTCCTCGCCGGTCTCGCCTTGAAAGCCAGTATCGGCGTCCAACTCCTCCGCATCGCCGTCTCCAAGACCCACAAGCTCATCATCTGGATCACCGTCGGCACTCTGGAAATTGTTGGTGTCGCCtacttcctcgtcttcgtcatgCAATGCATGCCCTCCGAATACTTCTGGACGCGCTTCACCGGCGGCACAGGGTCTTGCATGAACCCCCAAATCGTCGTCGACGCCACCTACGCCTACTCGGCCATCACTTGCGCCACTGATTGGATCTTGGGTCTCCTGCCCATTTCTCTCGTGTGGCACCTGCAGATGAACTCGCGCACAAAACTCATGGTTGCTGGCATTCTGTCCATCGGTGCAGT CGCCTCAACAGCAACCATCGTCCGTATCCCCTACGTCAAAGACCTCGGCAACCAAGCCGACTTCCTCTGGGCCACCTCCGACGTCGCCATCTGGTCCACCGCCGAAACCGGCATCGGTCTCGTCGCCTCCTCCCTCGCCACCTTGCGCCCTCTTCTCCGCCTCTTCCTGACCAAGTCCCAACTGGGCGAGAGCACCTCGGGCGGCCTCGGCACTCAGCAGTTCggcgccaccaccaacgccaacggGTACATCCGCAGCCGCACGCCCAAGAACGGCGCCGAGGAATTCGGGCTGCGCAACGACATCGGCAAGGGCCGCGGCGTCACGACGGTGGTGGAAGCCGGCGGCAGCGACGGGACGAAGCGCAGCATGTCGGGCAGCCGGGAGAGCGTGGGACCGCTGACGGCGGCGAATAATTGGAACACGAGCGAGACCAAGTTGACGGATATGAGCAGTGATGATGGGCATGGCAGTGGTGGACATGGCGGGAGCAGCGGGTGGCCGACGGGGAccaagacgacgacggtgACGCATGTTGTTGAGTCTTGA